One region of Eupeodes corollae chromosome 1, idEupCoro1.1, whole genome shotgun sequence genomic DNA includes:
- the LOC129940864 gene encoding protein preli-like, producing the protein MGTFYESRTVFDYSWKQVVQAYWNRYPNPSSSHVLTEDTVSREVRDGKLYSRRLLSKTNPVPRWGERFVNTNSVKIVEDSILDLKKKSLVTFTRNIGFKKIMRVDERVEYLEQKDGTTIAIRTAFISSQVFGFSRAIRAFGVERFKSNCSKASMGFNHVLRNMFPSAHLHAIEAANKVKEIAPTNQQTTTTVAQQASSKAEKIKRASRATYEFVKNQAGKVGQMFSVKN; encoded by the exons ATGGGAACCTTCTATGAATCACGCACTGTATTCGATTACAGCTGGAAGCAAGTTGTTCAAGCTTATTGGAATAGATATCCAAATCCATCaag TTCACATGTTTTAACAGAAGACACTGTGTCTCGAGAGGTACGCGATGGCAAACTCTATTCAAGACGACTTCTCTCGAAGACGAATCCAGTGCCACGATGGGGAGAACGATTTGTCAATACAAATTCTGTGAAAATCGTCGAAGATTCAATTCTGGATTTGAAGAAGAAGTCACTCGTTacatttacaagaaatattggatttaaaaaaattatg CGTGTCGACGAACGCGTTGAATACCTCGAACAAAAAGATGGCACCACAATCGCCATTCGCACAGCATTCATCAGTTCGCAAGTATTTGGGTTTTCGCGTGCGATTCGTGCATTTGGCGTGGAACGTTTCAAATCGAATTGCAGCAAAGCATCAATGGGTTTCAATCATGTGCTGCGGAATATGTTCCCCTCAGCCCATCTTCATGCCATCGAAGCAGCAAACAAAGTCAAAGAAATTGCTCCAACAAATCAGCAAACAACAACGACAGTAGCCCAACAAGCTTCTAGCAAAGCGGAAAAAATCAAACGAGCTAGTCGAGCTACTTATGAATTTGTTAAGAATCAGGCTGGCAAAGTTGGTCAAATGTTCTCGGTGAAGAACTGA